The Puntigrus tetrazona isolate hp1 chromosome 3, ASM1883169v1, whole genome shotgun sequence genome contains a region encoding:
- the prr12b gene encoding LOW QUALITY PROTEIN: proline-rich protein 12 (The sequence of the model RefSeq protein was modified relative to this genomic sequence to represent the inferred CDS: inserted 2 bases in 2 codons): MDRNYPGTGFGDLGAGTGWSYERSAKASLVYGSSRSSHPDSELLHRQPYATPHPLQGYATNHHPGTTGQGGAWGTGRSLGLSGLFDTGLHHASPSGPDASVMNLISALESRGAQPPPSASSLLSQFRTPSWQTAMHTPAPAELFISGALPGSGSFPSSSALSAYQHPASFSGRSFPGVTPSLSLQDTPTFSPTSNGLLSPHDPLLHIKTPSQSSLGFDRLLSSQSGTASYRGPQEPTSAPPPQAPASSSARHLPPQFNLLSSQLQDQSSQLYNSSVFSSAPPQPPQSQERAIPRQDSVIKHYQRPSPGQPQLSSSTPHPLQHYLSCGASGYQQISHHRHGSSINCSPLGEQSPSSDPKPSPRSEQVYRPIIQPPYTSSSVSSSAGSGSGIGKTGKSSSSSSGYSSSGSSSSRTPHTPPSASSTSSSSSSASNPNVSSSTSSAPSRQQPPPQSAPQPPPPPPPTVSSSATQQQPPKPCLSAYGSPVAPVKPTAGLPGQTPPQQQSYSPSQPPSSLLPQPYGGFSSPQAQDLGSSLGGSGKAYGNLGATGRSFSAEVVYGSDSGYGSMPPSLGGAGSPSMGYGGTGHSPALMVSGGGTGTTSSTTGSGAGSSGSVGGGSGGGSASVASGGGSYHLPDSSPSPSSNSGIIRPGLHSPAPTRPAQSPGGNGSNKYLSSVLSPAFLASPQGYSDTRVPPQQTQSYHTTPPKSKSDSDMLGVERSQEEDEEDEDDFLIQHLLHSQSPAPNPSQHHSQQAQQVASQQPQSQSISQNRDGGKSLSAYELNKASEERYHLQSVIRTNNTTNNVASVAAGSCGPGTGLENQLELSLKKQQQTKSDRVLAGAAGAQGAVDSLSHSHSHGQHDSLGSVVHYGRGDPYTHQTHQHHPPHPSHSQHPQHSQHSHPHSMSHSHIDLKKAQDPSELPYLRKTPDLQQRQTQSSLGLMDSPPDPSQQTSQAHLLQSVLSHTTRNKMDNQQTPSQQQQQHPMSQQAMIGPNGGLGTGGSGGVDTQPQTSQLQLQLQSQTMEVHYGREAQRNQSQSNQNSVSPLDMLERSLSRTNSREGPGPTDRVGTGDRSTADHHRQQQQHRMSSHHQSHHSQQPAAELHDFLSESDLSMSTPSHLHHMASHHPPPHSHHQPQAHSHHQLPHQHPHHMQPASGPPQPQSQPREQEPQHSQPQLDQLKEHQYDTGSPVGKTAQNQGQSQEQQQRFMPLTSICFPDSLLQDEDRSFFPGMEDMFCSEDYKASCAGGGGGAGQGVQDGVPETRGTVQDAMDAVKATGGGGGAYDMMGHHGDQGYGQYCHSLSESGNGTMHLDLDPLKSHELPSTVNTEQLGLIQSQGPGLGMGNTGHVVDGTGNKMMGSAGVASGPGTAGLTSPIFCSSRPKKLLKTSSFHLLKQRKDTNAQSQAKKNYAQEYEFEDDEDKADVPADIRLNSRRLPDLLPDLVSSCRKSGSGSGVGSLSPLMGDLDFCHPSGYPSLGPPPQLLPHDGPKKRGRKPTKPKREGPPRPRGRPRIRPLPEPPYCRNMMGPGGESRRGRGRGRGRGRKDDQMLEMHRDMNKGQNYQQQAPHLHHQQQLQQHMHHHLQQQQQHQPQHMHQQQHLHVQQLHQHHQQQQHHQQLAQHQPQQQYQEPIKPIKIKLPIPSMPSSESLLRTDSLSSTDPVLSDGSVGSAPSLGLSPGPTTSVDMNRIDMSCGQEKMKQKPQEMSWDGDMDDQMTPEAWATMQKLSSSSEEKSSELKSGFITSFLDFLKTGKKQQGTEATPVDGCTADSSSVKGGIRPLSPQPPPPPPPPFGENEGDGSLGLSNCPSPCKRLDEELKRNLETLPSFSSDEEDSVSKNQDLQKSISSAISALYDTPXSLAAVPPPPTPSPPTPQTVSLNTPPPPPQPESVPLIEPETEINTSPELDSLSQPDLQEEEDLPGKGEERKQPVQEVLEEIQQKADRQNECEEEGEELEEDSVKEEADQIRIEQSKLEEEPEYEMLGAPKVDVITPVLGSPSELPPAPPSPPSLSPSPPTSSSPSPLPPPPLSLPSPLPSQEEEENIQQQQQPSLHNSLPPSPSPPALPSPSPPPPTLPPXATPPPSPSPPPPEELPQPSRPHPHPEDAPTPQITSLHLAKKQSNAAITGESEDDDSESGGEGIFRERDEFVVRTEDIGTLKLALQTGREPPPIWRVQKALLQKFAPEIKDGQRQFCATSNYLGYFGDAKMRYQRLYVKFLENVNKKDYVRVCSRKPWHRPSLTLRRQSLPKPQPVRSLTPPRMEREDREKERERQREKEQREQREKEKEKEREREKEREREREREQIEKSRREKEKEKERERELEKQKEREKQKEREREKQREREREKEKQKEKERERERQREREKEKEREKQREKEREKEREKEKKLQERQTQEKLERRTAVVERGRVKEEKRAGEKRVDRTRSRPVKVKAEPPPKKRKKWLKEMPSSSDSDSSPDPPSEDEVSTRSGINSRAMREMFRSYVEMLVSTALDPDMIQALEDTNDELYLPPMRKIDSILNEQKRRLLRRINMSVQHQEALHMFPQMTADPLDSGAVKVHLGGESYNRKTLNRVKRSLPKQQDLKLSTETCRIYSLYHSLHHYKYHTFLHCKKETDSIEQAAEEDPGQEEVVQQCMANQGWLETLFNSFIELLTLSTKA, from the exons tttggtTTATGGGAGCTCCAGATCCTCCCATCCAGACTCAGAACTCCTCCACCGTCAACCTTATGCCACACCACACCCCCTGCAAGGATATGCAACAAATCATCATCCAGGCACCACTGGACAAGGCGGAGCATGGGGCACAGGAAGGAGCTTAG GGCTCTCAGGCTTGTTTGATACTGGGCTACATCATGCCAGTCCCTCAGGACCAGATGCTTCAGTTATGAATTTGATCTCTGCTTTGGAATCCCGAGGTGCTCAGCCACCCCCCTCTGCCTCTTCCCTTCTCTCCCAATTTCGTACACCCTCTTGGCAAACTG CAATGCACACTCCAGCCCCTGCAGAACTATTCATTTCTGGTGCACTACCTGGCTCTGGCTCATTTCCCTCTTCCTCTGCTTTATCGGCATATCAGCACCCTGCATCCTTCTCAGGGCGCTCCTTCCCTGGAGTGACCCCATCACTATCTCTGCAGGACACGCCTACCTTCAGTCCTACTTCCAACGGTCTCCTGTCACCACATGATCCTTTGCTACACATTAAAACACCCTCCCAGTCAAGTCTTGGCTTTGACCGTCTTCTGTCTTCACAGAGTGGGACTGCTTCTTATAGAGGGCCACAAGAGCCCACTAGTGCTCCTCCACCACAAGCCCCTGCATCCTCCTCGGCACGCCATTTACCACCTCAGTTTAACCTGCTTTCCTCACAACTCCAGGATCAGTCCTCTCAACTCTACAATTCCTCAGTTTTTTCTTCGGCACCCCCTCAACCACCACAGTCCCAAGAAAGAGCCATCCCAAGGCAAGACAGTGTGATCAAGCACTACCAGAGACCTTCTCCTGGACAGCCTCAACTATCCTCTTCCACACCTCATCCCCTACAACACTATCTTAGTTGTGGTGCATCCGGATACCAGCAGATATCCCACCATCGGCATGGTTCCTCCATAAACTGTAGCCCACTGGGTGAGCAGAGCCCATCATCTGACCCCAAACCCTCTCCCCGATCAGAGCAGGTATATCGTCCTATTATCCAGCCCCCGTACACCTCCTCCTCAGTCTCCTCCTCAGCTGGCTCCGGTAGTGGTATTGGCAAAACAGGAAAAAGTTCCAGTTCAAGTAGTGGCTACTCTTCTTCTGGCTCTTCCTCATCTCGAACCCCTCACACTCCTCCTTCAGCTTCTTCcacctcctcttcttcctcctctgcCTCTAATCCTAATGTCTCATCAAGTACCTCCTCTGCACCCTCAAGGCAGCAACCACCACCCCAGTCAGCACCACAACCCCCTCCACCCCCACCTCCAACAGTGTCATCCTCTGCTACGCAGCAACAGCCACCCAAACCTTGCCTGTCTGCATATGGTTCTCCAGTTGCTCCTGTCAAGCCAACTGCTGGCCTCCCTGGGCAAACTCCACCACAGCAACAGTCATATTCACCAAGCCAGCCACCCTCCTCTCTCTTGCCCCAACCATATGGAGGATTTAGTTCTCCACAGGCTCAGGATCTTGGTTCCAGCCTTGGGGGGTCAGGAAAAGCTTATGGAAATCTCGGAGCTACAGGGCGTTCATTTTCAGCTGAGGTGGTCTATGGCTCAGATTCAGGATATGGTTCTATGCCACCATCTCTCGGAGGGGCAGGGAGTCCCTCAATGGGCTATGGGGGTACAGGACATTCACCTGCGCTAATGGTGTCTGGAGGTGGTACCGGTACAACAAGCAGTACCACCGGATCTGGAGCAGGTAGTTCAGGAAGTGTGGGGGGTGGTTCAGGTGGGGGTAGTGCTAGTGTAGCAAGTGGTGGAGGATCATACCACCTCCCGGATTCCAGCCCTTCGCCATCAAGTAATTCTGGAATAATCCGCCCAGGCCTGCACTCTCCTGCCCCAACTCGCCCTGCACAATCACCTGGAGGAAATGGAAGCAACAAGTACCTATCCTCAGTTCTGTCTCCAGCATTCCTTGCTTCTCCACAAGGATACTCAGACACAAGGGTGCCACCCCAGCAAACACAGTCTTATCACACAACACCCCCAAAATCTAAGTCTGATTCTGATATGCTTGGGGTAGAAAGATCTCAAGAAGAGGACGAAGAAGATGAGGATGATTTTTTGATTCAGCACTTATTGCACTCACAGAGTCCAGCACCCAATCCCTCCCAGCATCATTCTCAACAAGCTCAGCAGGTAGCCTCACAACAACCGCAGTCCCAGTCCATTTCCCAGAATAGAGATGGAGGGAAGTCTCTCTCCGCTTATGAACTGAACAAGGCATCTGAAGAACGTTATCATCTACAGAGTGTTATTCGGACCAATAATACCACCAATAATGTAGCTTCAGTTGCTGCTGGCTCTTGTGGTCCAGGCACAGGTTTAGAGAACCAGTTGGAGTTGTCTCTGAAAAAGCAGCAGCAGACTAAGTCTGATAGAGTGCTTGCTGGTGCAGCTGGAGCTCAAGGTGCAGTTGATTCTTTGTCTCATTCACATTCCCATGGTCAACATGACTCCCTAGGCTCAGTGGTCCACTATGGAAGAGGAGACCCTTATACTCATCAAACACATCAACATCACCCTCCTCACCCATCACACTCACAACACCCTCAGCATTCACAGCACTCTCACCCTCATTCAATGTCCCACTCACATATAGATCTTAAGAAAGCTCAGGATCCTTCAGAATTACCCTACCTACGAAAGACTCCAGACTTGCAGCAGCGACAGACCCAGTCCTCCCTTGGACTAATGGATTCTCCACCCGACCCATCTCAGCAAACCTCCCAGGCTCACCTTCTCCAGTCTGTCCTTTCTCATACCACTAGAAACAAGATGGACAACCAACAGACTCCCtcacagcagcaacaacaacaccCAATGAGTCAACAAGCCATGATTGGACCAAATGGGGGATTAGGTACTGGTGGCTCTGGAGGAGTAGACACCCAGCCACAGACCTCTCAGCTTCAACTCCAGCTCCAGTCTCAGACTATGGAGGTCCACTATGGACGTGAGGCTCAGCGAAACCAAAGCCAGTCAAACCAGAATTCTGTTTCACCACTAGACATGCTAGAGAGATCTCTCTCCAGGACAAACAGTCGGGAAGGGCCAGGGCCCACTGATAGAGTTGGTACAGGAGATAGGAGCACTGCTGATCATCACcgacaacagcaacaacataGGATGTCCTCACACCATCAATCTCACCACTCTCAACAACCAGCAGCAGAGCTTCATGATTTCTTGTCTGAGTCTGATTTGAGCATGTCAACCCCCTCTCATTTGCATCATATGGCCTCACACCATCCACCCCCTCATTCCCACCATCAGCCACAGGCACACTCTCACCATCAACTTCCTCACCAGCACCCTCACCACATGCAACCAGCTTCTGGACCTCCACAGCCCCAGTCCCAGCCAAGGGAACAAGAGCCACAGCACTCGCAGCCACAGCTGGATCAGCTCAAAGAGCATCAATATGACACTGGTAGCCCTGTGGGAAAAACAGCTCAGAACCAGGGCCAGAGCCAAGAGCAACAGCAGCGGTTCATGCCACTGACATCTATTTGTTTCCCAGATTCTCTTCTCCAAGATGAGGATCGTTCCTTTTTTCCAGGGATGGAGGATATGTTCTGCTCTGAGGACTATAAAGCAAGTTGTgcaggaggaggtggaggtgcAGGACAAGGGGTTCAAGATGGTGTGCCAGAAACACGTGGAACAGTACAAGATGCAATGGATGCAGTTAAAGCtacaggtggtggaggaggtgCATATGATATGATGGGTCATCATGGTGATCAGGGGTATGGGCAGTATTGTCACAGTTTGTCTGAATCTGGCAATGGTACTATGCACTTAGATCTGGACCCCTTGAAATCCCATGAACTCCCATCCACTGTTAACACAGAACAATTAGGCTTAATTCAGTCTCAGGGCCCAGGCCTTGGGATGGGCAACACAGGACACGTAGTGGACGGAACTGGAAACAAAATGATGGGCTCTGCAGGTGTAGCTAGTGGTCCTGGCACAGCAGGGCTTACCTCACCAATCTTTTGTTCCTCTAGACCTAAAAAACTTTTGAAGACAAGCTCATTTCACCTCCTCAAACAGCGGAAAGACACTAATGCCCAATCACAGGCTAAGAAGAACTATGCTCAAGAATATGAATTTGAGGATGATGAGGATAAAGCAGATGTTCCAGCTGACATCCGCTTAAACAGCAGACGCCTGCCAGACTTGCTTCCTGATCTCGTTTCCAGTTGCAGAAAGTCCGGAAGTGGCTCAGGAGTTGGCAGTTTAAGCCCTTTGATGGGTGATTTAGATTTCTGCCACCCCTCAGGGTACCCATCCCTTGGACCTCCTCCACAGCTTCTCCCACATGATGGTCCAAAGAAAAGGGGGAGGAAACCCACTAAACCTAAACGTGAAGGTCCACCAAGACCAAGGGGTAGACCACGTATTCGGCCTCTCCCTGAGCCTCCATATTGTAGGAACATGATGGGACCTGGTGGAGAGAGTAGAAGGGGCCGTGGGCGAGGAAGAGGGCGAGGAAGGAAAGATGATCAAATGCTAGAAATGCACAGAGACATGAACAAGGGGCAGAACTACCAACAACAAGCACCTCACCTCCATCATCAACAACAGTTACAACAGCACATGCACCACCATCtacagcagcaacagcagcaccAACCACAACATATGCACCAACAGCAGCACCTACATGTACAACAACTTCATCAACACCACCAGCAGCAACAACACCATCAGCAGCTTGCACAGCATCAGCCTCAGCAACAATACCAAGAACCCATCAAACCAATCAAA ATTAAGCTCCCTATTCCTTCCATGCCCTCATCTGAATCCCTACTGAGGACAGACTCCCTGTCTAGTACAGATCCTGTTTTGTCTGATGGTTCGGTAGGATCTGCACCATCTCTTGGTTTGAGCCCAGGGCCCACTACCAGTGTGGACATGAACAGAATTGACATGAGCTGTGGTCAGGAAAAGATGAAGCAGAAACCCCAAGAG ATGTCCTGGGATGGAGACATGGATGACCAAATGACCCCAGAGGCTTGGGCTACCATGCAGAAGCTTTCCAGCTCA TCGGAGGAGAAATCttcagagctgaagtcaggCTTTATAACTTCCTTTCTGGATTTCTTGAAAACGGGGAAAAAGCAGCAGGGCACTGAAGCTACACCTGTGGACGGGTGCACCGCAGATTCCTCTTCAGTAAAGGGAGGCATTCGCCCATTATCCCCAcaaccacctcctcctccacctcctccctTTGGAGAGAACGAGGGTGATGGAAGCCTGGGTCTCAGTAACTGTCCCTCCCCCTGTAAAAGACTTGACGAGGAGCTCAAGAGGAACCTGGAGACCCTGCCGTCCTTCTCCTCAGACGAGGAAGACTCGGTCAGTAAGAACCAGGAcctgcagaagagcatctcaTCTGCCATTTCTGCCCTCTATGACACCC ACAGTCTCGCTGCCGTTCCACCTCCTCCTACACCATCTCCACCCACTCCGCAGACGGTGTCTCTTAACACACCCCCTCCACCCCCACAACCTGAGTCTGTCCCGCTCATTGAACCTGAGACAGAAATAAACACGTCACCGGAGCTGGATTCGCTCTCACAGCCCGACCTGCAGGAAGAGGAAGATCTTCCAGGCAAGGGTGAGGAACGGAAACAACCTGTGCAGGAGGTACTTGAAGAAATACAACAGAAAGCAGACAGACAAAATGAATGTGAGGAGGAAGGAGAGGAGTTGGAAGAAGACAGTGTAAAGGAGGAAGCTGATCAGATAAGGATAGAGCAAAGCAAGCTAGAAGAAGAGCCTGAATATGAAATGCTAGGCGCTCCCAAGGTTGACG TCATAACCCCTGTTTTAGGATCTCCATCCGAGCTTCCCCCTGCACCCCCTTCCCCTCcatctctttctccttctcccCCAACCTCCTCCTCCCCATCCCCtctgcctcctcctcctctgtctctccCCTCCCCTCTCCCATCtcaagaagaggaggagaatatacagcagcagcaacaaccaTCGCTGCATAATTCCCTGCCTCCCAGCCCTTCTCCACCTGCTCTTCCCTCTCCCTCCCCGCCTCCGCCCACGTTGCCCC CTGCTACACCCCCGCCGTCTCCCTCTCCACCTCCTCCTGAAGAGCTGCCCCAGCCCTCCCGGCCTCACCCCCACCCCGAAGATGCCCCGACGCCTCAGATCACTTCACTGCACCTGGCTAAGAAACAGTCCAACGCAGCCATCACCGGAGAGAGTGAGGATGATGACAGTGAGAGTGGTGGGGAGGGGatcttcagagagagagatgaatttGTGGTGCGCACTGAAGATATTGGTACtcttaag CTGGCGCTGCAGACCGGACGAGAGCCGCCTCCAATCTGGAGGGTCCAAAAAGCTCTGCTGCAGAAGTTTGCTCCTGAAATCAAAGACGGACAGCGGCAGTTTTGTGCTACCAGtaat TATTTGGGCTACTTTGGAGATGCAAAGATGCGTTATCAGCGTTTATATGTCAAATTCTTGGAGAATGTGAATAAAAAGGATTATGTCCGAGTGTGCTCGCGGAAACCTTGGCATCGTCCCAGTCTCACACTGAG ACGCCAGTCACTTCCAAAGCCACAACCTGTCCGTAGCTTGACTCCACCTCGCATGGAACGAGAGGAtcgggagaaagagagagagcgacaaCGGGAGAAAGAGCAACGGGAacaaagggaaaaagaaaaggagaaagagagagaaagggaaaaagagagggagcgTGAACGAGAGAGGGAGCAGATAGAGAAATCTaggagagaaaaggagaaagagaaggaaagggagagagaacttgaaaagcaaaaagagagggagaaacaaaaagaaagggaaagggaaaaacaacgagagagagaaagggaaaaggaaaaacaaaaggagaaggagagggaaagagagaggcaaagagaaagggagaaagagaaagaaagggaaaaacaaCGAGAAaaggagagggagaaagagcgagaaaaggaaaagaagcTCCAAGAGCGACAAACTCAAGAGAAGCTGGAGAGGAGAACAGCAGTTGTGGAGCGCGGGAGGGTCAAAGAGGAGAAGAGGGCAGGAGAGAAGAGGGTTGACAGGACGAGGAGCAGACCCGTCAAAGTAAAGGCAGAACCTCCACCTAAAAAGAGGAAGAAGTGGCTTAAAGAAATGCCCTCCTCATCTGATTCAGACTCCTCCCCTGACCCGCCCAGTGAGGATGAag TATCCACACGGAGTGGGATAAACAGTCGGGCCATGAGAGAGATGTTCCGCAGTTATGTAGAGATGTTGGTCAGCACTGCTCTGGACCCGGACATGATCCAAGCTCTTGAGGACACCAACG ATGAGCTTTATCTCCCACCCATGAGAAAAATTGACAGTATCCTCAACGAACAAAAACGAAGGCTGTTAAGAAGGATCAACATGAGTGTCCAGCATCAG GAGGCACTGCACATGTTCCCTCAAATGACAGCAGACCCCCTAGACTCTGGAGCGGTTAAAGTGCACCTGGGTGGAGAGAGTTACAACCGCAAGACCCTCAACAGAGTCAAAAGGAGCCTTCCGAAACAGCAG GACCTGAAACTGTCGACAGAG